cactcacagatctaacaagaccattctcagtgagcaacattgcgtaatactaccataaatggatgttttgtccgcgaattttggcgtgtgggaaccaagtgggaaccgaacacaaagggtcagggcaccgaacacaaagcgtaggggaaccgtcacagtgtcaccggtgtgattaTCTGCAAGTTGCTTCAGGAGCGAAAGAGGGTGTCCTTGATAattgtgtgctttgtgtgtgtctgctgtCCGAAGACACTGATGTAGCAAGTGAAGAGTGTCGTGAACGTGACAATCACACATACGGGGAGGGAATTAACTGACAGCATAAGGACTCAAACACAAGCTTTACTTCTCTTAATTCTTTATTCTCAAATATATACACCGACAAACGAGCaatagcaaacaaacaaaacaataaatacacaagtaaataaataaacaaacgaaccacaaaacaaccaacaaaccagccaaccaaccaacggtATACAatattcaaaagcaacattttcGGATTGTGTCTTGACTGAACCTGCATCAACACAGGTGCAAATGACACAGGTAAAAGCGCATTTCATATTgatacaaacacacaagacacaGTGAAGACTCACCCTCCTTGGTGCGAAACTAAACTCAGCATATCATCCCCTGATTAATCATCCATCGTGACGTCAATCAAGACATGCGTGAAAAAGCGGAATTAAGATGTGGATGGCTGTTCACACTATTTTCATAATTATGTGACAGATTGAAAACACTGTAAGCCATCCCCTTCCCTCCGGCGTTTCTCTATATTATCACAGTTGGAGATTAGCAGTGACTTTCGGCAGGGGAGATAAACACGACATCTCATTCGTGTCTTCTGCCTCAGTCCACTTGAGGGCACCACAGATTAAATTCCGCCATGCGCGTGTTTGTCAGAATTAATGGAGATTAGTTTCTGCACCAAAAGAACGACgttgtttctaaaaaattaTTTGTCATTCATTCCGTAAAATCAcgaacatgttttgtttttaaaccgaTTTATCCAACTGACACCGATATCTTCCAGATATGTGTGCCTCAGTGATTTTTTCCGATTCTTGTAATTTATAATCTGATTTTAGCTTTAGAtaattttggttttgtgtgcgACAGCTCTATACTTGCTTTTATGTTGAGAGATATTCTCATacactctttttacatttagtcaggttttgactaaatgttttatcatagaggggggaatcgagacgagggtcgtggtgtatgtgtgtgtgtgtgtgtgtgtgtgtgtgtgtgtgtgtgtgtgtgtgtgtgtgtgtgtgtgtgtgtgtgtgtgtgtgtgtggagcgattcagagtaaactactggaccgatctttatgacatttttcatgagagttcctgggtatgatatccccagacgttttcttcattttttcgataaatgtctttgatgacgtcatattcggcattttgtaaaagttgaggcggcactgtcacaccctcatttttaaatcaaattgattgaaattttggccaagcaatcttcgacgaaggccggactttggtattgcatttcagcttggaggcttaaaaattaattgatgactttgacttgacttgacttattcctgtagactccctgtggagcatagggccgcaattgatgactttggtcattacaaatctgaaaattgtaattaaaataacgATCCAATATTACGTTTATCgttttcttcatcattttctgattccaaaaacatataaatatgttatattcggattaaaaacaagctctgaaaattaaaaatataaaaattatgattaaaattaaatttccgaaatcgatttaaaaacaatttcatcttattccttgtccgttcctgattccaaaaacatatagatatggtatgtttggattaaaaacacgttcagagagttaaaaagactagagatatagaaaagcgtgctatcctcctcagcgcaactgctaccgcgcttttctggattgttaatttcactgcctttgccacgagcggtggacagacgatgctacgagtgtacggtcttgcggaaaaaatgcaatgcgttcagtttcattctgtgagttcgactgagcttgactaaatgttgtattttcgccttacgcgacttgtttttcaattgttATAATTCATAATTTATCTTGAGACCTTTGTAATTTTTGTCGCAGCTCAACTTATTTTTGTGTCGCCTGTTTTCTAGGTTTCATGTCAGCTCTGACAGATAAATACATAATGATAAATCCTCACACGAGAAATGTCAAGAGAAAAACAGTGGGTTTTCATCACAGCTTATTGCAGACACACTCTTCATTGCCCCTGTTGTATTTCTAACATGATCACATTTCAATCCTTTCGCTTAGTATCTTTCTATTTCAGTTCACAGCTCTGACTAATTTCTACTTTTCTCATTTTCTTGGCATCTTATCAGCTTTGCGCAAATCAATATACAACACGAAAGCATAATATTATTAATGTAGAGAAGAAAACCATTGGGGTCCATCTCACGCCAATTCTCCTCTGAAGCATTGTTcaaacaattgacaaaataaaacgACATTGTGTGTCTTGGTTATATCATGAGATCTGAGCAGCTTCacaatgtcaaagcagcaccgccctgatatggcccttcgtgatcggctgggcgttaagcaaacaaacaaacaaacgtgtaggcgaacggtatgttatatgtccgtctgtctgttatgtcctaatgttgtatatatatatatgtcttgtatacttgccatttacatattaattatacatgttgaaggatgaatgatgatacattgtagacggatgcatgttattgattaggccaaaaaaaaaattgtctgtttagggtaacccgaccgaccctatcgatttggcgccgacccaaacacttttttttgatttcaaaaaagaaaaaagaaaaaaaaagaggtaaaaatgctaaaaagagacatttggcgtttctttctctccctttctctctgttttatttatacgttagttttgaaacatgtattcatcaaatataagaagtgaatgttcagccaacatagcatttacaccaaaaaaaaaaaaaaaaaaaaaaaaaaaaaaaaaacctacctacctaccgaccctacttttttttggtcatgttaccctaaacagacaattttttttttttggccttaaaagccccacaatgatgtgcttggcaaatacaaaaaacaaaacaaataaaagcaaCGAAACGGAGGCGGATCAAACACGACTTGACAAAAAAgtgttaattgttgttgtttttcaatcgCTAAATACTACATAGAGCTTTCTCTTTTGATCAGAGGTAAACAAGTTCCACATgaaagagggccccaaagggtttaaaatcgtgatcgtgattggcgtttttgacctttctgtgaccgtgattgccgaaatttccatttctgtgatcgtgatgggactttgcccgtgatccgtgatgacaaaaaaatcaagtctcgtgatcgtgatcgtcatttgttttcatcATTGACTGCGGTGATCAttgacaaaaatcaaggtaactgtgatcgtgaaagctaaaatttcccttcccgtgatcgtgatgataccccccctttggggccctcatgaAATGCTGTCAAAAACATTATCTCCAAGTGTCCTTTGTTATcagcagaaaaacaaacaaaatataatgcAGTCAACAACATTATCTCAGAGCTTCTTTTTTATTTGGGGACAATAAATAACCCAGATAAAATGCAGTCAACAACATTATCTCAAAGCTTCCTCTTTTCATCAGGCGAAAATAACACACTCAAGTGAAGCGCAGTCTACAACATTATTTTTGACACGTCATAAAACCACAAGCATGATTCCGCTATCACTCGCCTATTCATTACCAGCTGAAATATGAAAACACACTAACTTTCAATGCTCCACTGAGATGGCTCATGTTTCATTTTCAACTCCAAGTCTATCTTACTAATGTCAGCCGATTCCCTCAGGAAGTTGTTTATTACACTGTTTTGCGTCACGTCTCTCATTTAGCGGTATTGGATAATTATGATCCTGCCGACACTTGACCAGATTAACGTCAGTGATGATCCTCCCCGCGGGAAGACAGCGTTTCAGCACAGCGAGTCTTGTCATTAGAACGATGTAGCGCAACGAAAGCCCTTTTCCCCCCGGGAACCTTGTTGTGGAGTGATTTTTTCAACACCAACCCGAGGAGAAAGAAACGGTGCGATGTCGAGCACATCATATCAAATACCACACCTGCACTAGACACACATCGCGTGGACGTGACAGGGTTACGCTGATTGGAATAAAGTTTAGATTCTTGGAAGAGATTCCCTGACTGGAGGATTTGTGTGTTCAAACTGTGTAGCAGTTCCATGGCAAGCCAGATCCCTTCGGGGTCGAAGcaacacacaaagcagcaaaagaaaaagaccacaaaaacaaaacaccccaaaaaacatacaacaTGACATCAGAACGAAGCAATAGATAAGAGTCACAATGACGCCAGATTCTCACAAACGATGTAAATGTTTGAAGAAGCAGCTATAGTTACTTAAGATTCAAACAGAGCTTATGATAGGACATTAGAAGATCACGCATATTTTGCACATAATTGTTGTAGTTTACTTGAAACGAATTAGACTTTTGAACCATGCCCTGGCGTCAGTCATCCATGACGAGCAGATGTCACTTTGATGTTAGACTTCAATAAAAGTTTCCTGCTGCTTGCAAGACGTAATGTGACGTCACATCTTCAAGACAGGCTCGTAACGGGTAATGACGTCATACTATAATGACAAGCAGATAACACTTTGATGTAGGACTTCAGTCAAATCTTCACGCTGCTCATACGACCGCTGTACTGTGACGTCAAACCGTCGTGATGGGCCTAACACCTCACAATGACGTCAGTTTATCACGTCAAGCAAATAACACTTTGACCTCAGATTTGATGCTGCTTGCAAGCCCCCGGTACAATGACGTCAAACCATTTTGACGGGCTTTGAATCGCGAAATAACGTCAGTTTAGCACGACAAGCAGATAACACTTTGATGTCCAACTTGAATGCTGCTTGCACGACCTCTGGCCTATGACGTCACACCGTGGTGACCGGCTCGCGCTTCCTGCAGCACCTGGACAGGAAGATGTTCTTGAGCGAGAACCAGACCGCCCTGCGGAAGGACCGGAGAAAGAGCGTGTAGAGCACGACCTTGTACACGCCGTTGAACTGGTTGATCTTCTCGAACAGCTGCATCAGGTGTCTGACGAGCAGGGAGGGGTGGTTCTCCGCGAAGCTGATGTGCGCCCTGAGGCAGATGGAGGGGAGGGTGAGGCCGATGAAGACCAGCCCGGCCACCATTACCATCACGGTGCAGCGCGTCTTCTCCTTGTTCAGGTCCATCCGCCGGGCCGCCTCTTCTAGCGCCGCAGTTTCGTCAACCTGGGCGGagttggtgttggtggtggtgctggtggTGGCGTCCTTCCCTGTGCTGGTGCCGTTGGTGAGCGGCGTCTTGCCGTGCCGCGCGTGGTGGGACAGTGCCGTCACCTCGCCGTTGTCCGCCAGGGCGTAGTCCTTGTTCGTGGAGCGGTGGTCTCCCTTGGCCTTGAGGCAGGTCAGCATTCTGTCCCCTGACGAGGAGCGGGTCTTGGCGCTGCGGATGCGGTCAGTCACCATCTTGACCAGTATCGCCACgtccatcaccaccatcaccagcaTGGGCAGAAACATCGCCAGCACCTGCAACATCACCACAAACATCATTATTGCGTCATAACTACAAACATCATCATTACGTCATCACAACTATCACCAGCAGGGGCAGGACCATCGCCAGCACCTGGAACATCGTCAAAAACATCATCATTACGTCATCACCACAAGAAATCATTCTAACCTTAATCACCACAAACATCATTATTGCGTCAATCACCACAAACATCATTATAACGTCAATCGACAAAAACATCATGATTACTTCAATCACcaaaatcatcatcattacgTGAGCACCCACATAATGTCTCATCAGCTGGCTCTAATACAAAGACGAAGAGTCTTGGCTGCACCTGTGGGTGGGACTTTGCTTTTTGGGGGACACTGTTTCCTTTCATACCGCATTAAGTGTTTCAAACGACCAATCAAGCATCCAAGCAACCAACCGACCAACGCCGCAACCAGAAAGTTCCTTCTTTATCCCCATGAAGTTTCCCAGCCCCTGTTCTTATGGGCAGAATACATGCACTACTAGTGTGTCTGGTTTCATAATTATCTTCCATTTATTTGGACTTCAAAACGGTTCTGTTTGAAACGTTCCCCAGACTCGTATTTAAGATGAGCAaacgacaaaaaaatcaagctagagggagagagagaaagaaacagagagagagagagagagagagagaaagagagagatagagcgagaaaaaaagagagagagagacagcgagagagagagaccgagagagaaagagagagagagacagcgagagagaaagagagagagagagagagagagagagagagagagagagagagagagagagacagggaaaaagagagagagagtcagacacacagacaatcagtctgacagacaaatagagagaaagagagagagagagagagggggggaggcgAGGGTAGAGTAGTTGTTGCACTGTCAGCTACAATTGTCaacgcaagcaagcaaacaaacaaacaaaaacaaggattaAACTGACAATATCTATTATTCTCTTTCATCCGACGTCAGAGCGTGCTCCGCGAAACGCAATTCAGCACTTAGATATGTCCCTGCCGGGAATTGTCAGAACGTTACCGGCAATTACAAATCGTTTTGACTGTTACACAGGGACGCTAAGACCACGTGACCAAAGCGCTCTGTATCCACATTGCATTACACAGTCTATATGCAGATCGGAATGCACGACTCAATCCCTGCAAACGTCCACTTTGATTGATACAGCAAGGGTAATGGGAATTTTATCAGAACGGGCTCCCGCCTCTCTTGCCATTCTTCGGGAGTTTGTCTGTGACGTCACCTATTCACGGGGGTCAAAATGACGCTGATTGCAGGCAGAGGTAAACGGAGACGTAATTTCCTTGCTTGTTAATGTGGGGTTTTTCCCTTTATTTGGTTTATTTTTACGTTTCATTCGGTACATCACCACCGATCTGTCAACACTAGTAAAGCCCCCAAtatattgtttttatatttttttaattacagtGACAAATCGGAAAAAAGGGTTAGTAGGTCGGTTACTTATTTTCTTAAAattaataataactggacatttttaattgcctaacctatggctctaggccctttacaaaagaacatatatatacagaaaaaaaataattaaaagtacaacctacataaaacaaattaatcatacagacacaactcaccacatgtactgttcacacaataatcatatatgcaatgcacactatatatatacaaacatacacagctaACACTCTCAACAATCATAACAACTTTATGGGAGAGGAGTATGTGCAGAAATGGAGATGTTTTTGGTAAAAGCTTTCTTTAATTACGCAGGCGCCAGTTGCTTTTTTTATTGGCCGGGAATCGTGCAAGTTCTGTCCCCTTCGTGTCGGAGAAGACTGATTTTCTTGTCAAGTCTGCAAaattgtgtggttttttttttttttttttttaaggatcAAAAAAAGATCTTGCGTCGAGAGAAAAAATCAGGGTCGGTCTGGGAATCGGAAACATTGAATATGTGTTTCTTGGTGTAAGAATACTATCACTTAGACGCCGCTGTCAATCTGAACAAATAGTGCAGTCAAACATTCTCTCTCGTCACAGGGagcaagcagccaggctgttcagtTTGGGTATGAGTTCAAGTAGGAGGGTACTTATATCCTCTGTTCAATGTGGATATGAGTTCAAGTAGGAGGGTACTTATATCCTCTGTACAATGTGGGTATGAGTTCAAGTAGGAGGGTACTTATATCCTCTGTACAATGTGGGTATGAGTTCAAGTAGGAGGGTACTTATATCCTCtgatagatagaaagatagaaagaaagaaagaaagaaagacaaaaagaaagaaagaaagacaaaaagacagaacaaaaaaatatgaaaacggAAATAGAGAAAGtgccagagacagacatacgggGATAAAATTGTCGCCAACTTTTGACCAAACAAAAAAGTGTAACATTGGCAACGTGGGAAGCGGGAAGTTTTGTGACAGGGCACATGGGAGCTACTGACGTGTCCTGGTAACTGCAGATTGAATGAGTCCCACGGTATTTCGGTCTGTGCCGCCCTACTTTTCAAACAGGCATCACACTTTTAATTCTGTTTCCTTCAACTCGGTTGAACAATTCCCTCGTATATCCGGAAGGCGAAGACTTACACTGCGCGACATTCCGCATTTAGCAAACACGCTTTGAGGCAACGCAGCTGCACTTGACAGCAGTAAATGATCAAAATAGAGAGTGCAGTGGGTCGAACCTGTCTTCTGCAGACGGTGACAGCTTTGTACTATTGGTGTTCGAATTAAATGTAAAGCCCTGACCTCTGTTTTGAAAATATTTGGGGACAATGGGAAGTTGTTGTTAGACGATGTTGGAATATAACGGGTTAGTGTGGGTTGTGACAAattgaatactcttgcttttattgagtcaaACTTTGTTTGACGGGACACCAttggccaatcactagcgaggggcgtGTCTGACGGGACACCATTGGCCAATCACGAGCGAGGGGCGTGTCTGAAtaacgtggacaaggagcacgtgtacaaagtttgcctcaataaaagtaagagtattcactctttgacagCCCGGACAGAGTTGtttttcccaggtgtttgtctATTCCAAAATTATTTGCAATTAGAATTGTACTATTTTGTACAGCTCGACAGCTTTGTACTATTGGTGTTTGAACTACACTTTGTACTATTGGTGTTTGAACTACACTTTGTACTATTGGTGTTTGAACTACACTTTGTACTATTGGTGTTTGAACTACACTTTGTACTATTGGTGATGCGCATCTCACTACAGTCACTTTGTTATTTAGATTGCAATTAGAATGTTAAAATTCAAATCAGAAAATTCTTCAACACATTACTTTGGGTAAGGGGTTGTCCCCCTTTCAGCATCTATGTTTAGAAAGATTGAACCATGAAAGGAATGCAGAGCAAGTGCTTCAACAGCAAAATGAAATAATTGCACTAAAACTCGGAGTTCGTGCGAAAGCACATTGGAATGGGACGGAAATAGACCTCTCGAGTATTGCTGACAATTAAAACGTGACAAAGGATTTGTCAAATGTGCTAATGTAAATGGAGTGTATGCACGCTTGAGCCTTTAAATAGGgcgtacattttttttaaaaatgttggattatggaacaaatcaaaaacaaagagactgccaacgttccaaaattcagaataaaaaaacaagaaaggtaggttgttggaacgtttgttattgacaaaacaatacattgacAGATATGTAGATTATGTTGGATTATGGGACAGGCGGTCGGAAAATAGAAGACAGCGACAGGAAGTCATACACTGTAGGGGACACAACAGCAAATATATtgcttttgtataataaataGTTTCTAGCCTGTGCCGTCAATCCTTCGAGTTATAAGACAGATTGTGTCCACTGATAGGCTGGTTAGAAACAGTTTAGCGATGACAAATGTCTGGGCAACTGACTTGGACGTGTCTATCCGAGGCCTTGGTCAAATTGCGTCAACGGATAAGACACTTCAAGGCAAACCGGCTGCTGGAGACAAGAGTAGAGTCTGGAAATGCTTAGTGCAGTATGTCGAATCTGCACCCCGCGGGCAGGAACAAATCGAGCGAAAATGTCTTAATATTAAATTGTAAACGACAGATGTTTCAAGAGACTGTGCATTGCAAAGCAGAAGGACATTGGAATTATTTTACAAATCGAGGTTTTTCTGTCACGAATTCACGAACTAGAGCAAATGATGCTTATAGTAACATGAAGAAACCCgactgattctttctttcttacgtCATGAATATGTCAAGAATCTGACTGCACAGTGCTCAGCATCCAGGTTTCTGGCACGCTATGTACAGACACCGTTACCAGGGACACATAATTGTCAGCAACAAACTGTTCTGTTTGAGTCATTTCGCACACATATTtggtgtgtatatatattgaCCCAACAAAGTCTCCCAAAACACGAACTGTAAAAAACACTTATTTTACCTATCGAAAGTGTTAGCAGGAACCTCGAAAGTATAGTATGCAAGTTGCATCTCTTTTACTTTTTCACATATCTAGTGGTAAACATGAAAGTAGGTCATATAATCTCACGGAAGAAATTGCTATGTTGCTATTTATAGGAGTGCCGCGAGACAGTGTCAAACATTCATGTTTGAACGAGCAGGATTCATTGCGAAACATGCCAGAACGCTGAATAAAGTCGAACCTTTATTTCTTGAAAACAATTAACAATGTGATACAATAATGTTGCAGTGGTTTGACAATGTAGCACAAAAAGGGAACGGACATTGTTCTGATACCTTCCCCTAACTGGCCAACATAATCAAACTCGCCAACATAATCAAACTGGCCAACATAAtcaaatacaagtcgcgtaaggcgaaaatacaatatttagtcaagtagctgtcgaactcacagaatgaaactgaacgcaacgcaacgcagcaagaccgtatactcgtagcatcgtcactccaccgcccgtggcaaaggcagtgcctgtggaattgacaagaagagcgggatattcgttgcgctgagaaggatagcacgcttttctgtacttctcttcgatttaactttctgagcgtgtttttaatccaaacatatcatatctatatgtttttgaaatcaggaaccgacaaggaataagatgaaagtgtttttaaattgatttcgaaaaaaaaaatttgataataatttttatatatttatttttcagagcttgtttttaatccgaatataacatatttatatgtttttggaatcagcaaatgatggagaataagataaacgtaaatttggatcgttttataaatttttattttttttttacaattttccgatttttaatgacctaagtcattaattaatttttaagccaccaagctgaaatgcaataccgaaccccgggcttcgtcgaagattacttgaccaaaatttcaaccaatttggttgaaaaatgagggcgtgacagtgccgcctcaactttcacgaaaagccggatatgacgtcatcaaagacatttatcaaaaaaatgaaaaaaacgttcggggatttcatacccaggaactctcatgtcaaatttcataaagatcggtccagtagtttagtctgaatcgctctacacacacacacacacacacacacacgcacacacatacaccataccctcgtttcgattccccctcgatgttaaaatatttagtcaaaacttgactaaatataataacgATGCTTTGCAGCACGGAAGAAAGACCGACAGAAAGAAcaattaaaagaaagaaagaaagaaagaaagaaagaaagaaagaaagaacgtaaAAAAGAACAatggaaagaaataaagaaagaaagaaagtaaaaaagaacaattaaaagaaagaaagaaagaaagaaagaaagaaagaaagaaagaaagaaagaaagaaagtagaaCAGAacaatggaaagaaagaaagaaagaaagactattAACTAAACAAGCCAGCAGCTTAATGCCCCACTTTTAAATCAAAAACGAAACATAGGAGAAAACCCGCGATTTACTTCAATTATGTATAATTTCACTCATTTCCTATTCTGTTATTTCCTTTTACTTCCTTCTGCCTTTCGTGTCACTCTTTTTTCCAGATATCATTAGAGCAAAAAGAGAAAACGTCCCTGCAACAGATCTTACACAACGTTTTTCTTCAAACAACAGACGTTGCGCTGCCATGCATTTCAGCAGGAAGTCAATGCTAACTAAGTTTTTCGTTCAAGTTAAAAAGTTGACAGAGCGAAGTAGGGTTAAAACTGCGGGGCTGTCTCAAGATGCAGTCCTGTTCGCGTGGGAACGATCGTGTTCACACCCTCAGACATGTCTAGTTGTTGGCAtgggttagttggttggttg
The sequence above is a segment of the Littorina saxatilis isolate snail1 linkage group LG3, US_GU_Lsax_2.0, whole genome shotgun sequence genome. Coding sequences within it:
- the LOC138963292 gene encoding uncharacterized protein, whose translation is MYLLSAHVERLLVHYGRSGNKRWCTVFRTKCVILSIFVMSTVAFLHNIWSHVVTFNICRIMLESVVHIQRLRRIELVLAMFLPMLVMVVMDVAILVKMVTDRIRSAKTRSSSGDRMLTCLKAKGDHRSTNKDYALADNGEVTALSHHARHGKTPLTNGTSTGKDATTSTTTNTNSAQVDETAALEEAARRMDLNKEKTRCTVMVMVAGLVFIGLTLPSICLRAHISFAENHPSLLVRHLMQLFEKINQFNGVYKVVLYTLFLRSFRRAVWFSLKNIFLSRCCRKREPVTTV